The Desulfatibacillum aliphaticivorans DSM 15576 DNA window ATTGCCAGACCCAGGTTTACAGCCACGCCGGCCAAGGAGACCAGGATGGCGTCCTGCCTGGTTTTTAGAAATCTTTCATCCACGGGCACAGGCTTGGCCCAGCCGAACAGGAACCCTGCGTTGGTAATCAAAAGGACGGCGGGAAGGATTACCGTCCCCACCAGGTCTATGTGCTTGAGCGGATTTAAGGTCAGCCTGCCGGCCAGTTTGGCGGTGGGGTCTCCCAGGCTGTAGGCCATGCCCGCATGGGCGGCTTCATGAGCGGCCATGGCCAGGGCCAGGGCCGCGACTTGCGCTGCGGCGTTAAGCATTTGCATCGTTAATTAACCTTACGGCCAAAGCCATTTCATCTTCAAAGGTAAAAACCTTCCCGTCCAGCCGAGCGTCCAGGACGGCGTCCAGGACCTTTTTGTATATGGGGCCGGGCTTGATTCCCATTTGCTTGAGGGTCTTGCCGGAAAGCAGGCACGCCACGCCTTTCAACTCCGTCAGAAACCTGGTTAATCTGCGTTTGGCTTTTTTGCTTTTGGCCCGGGCCAGCAGAAAAAGCAGCATTTCCGTGGGCAGGAGCGTCAACATGCGATAGAGTTCGCTGTTGACCATTTTATCCTCCCGCTCCAGCCTGTACAAGCATTGGCGCCCGTACTGGCGGTGCTCATAAAACAGGTCATGGAATTTGGGGGCGATTTCCAGCCTCAAAAGCGCGGCGTCCACCTGATCCTGGTCAAAACCGTGAAACAGGGCCAGGAATTGAACGGCCCATTTCATATAGGAATCGTCCATAAATTGCAAATCATGCCAAGTGAGCACTTCCTTGACCGACTCGAACAAGTCCTGTTTTTCAGGCCCGAAATCCAGGTCCGGGTGGATGAAAGGCAGCAGGTTGTATCCGGCCATGCGATCCACGGCGCCAATGGGGTTTTCGTCTTCCAGGATGAGCTTTAGTTCGGAGAAGAGGCGCCGGCCGGACAGGTGCCGGAAAAAATCCATTTTGACGGCGTTCTTGATCAGATTGGACGTCAGTTTTCCTATGCTGAACCCGTAGCGCTGCTCGAAACGGATGGCCCGGAACACCCGGGTGGGGTCTTCCACAAAGCTCAGGTTGTGCAGCACCCGAATGGCTTTGGCCTTGATGTCCCGCTGGGCGCCGAAATAATCGATGAGCGTTCCAAAGGATTTTTCATTGATCTGGATGGCCATGGTGTTGACGGTGAAATCCCTCCGGTACAGGTCCATTTTCAGAGAGCTTGTCTCCACCACGGGCAGGGACGCGGGCGAGGCGTAATACTCGAACCGGGCCGAGGCCACGTCGATCTTGAATCCGTCCTCCATGATAATCACGGCGGTTCCGAATTCGGAATGGGAGTGCACGCGATATCCGTGAACCTGGGCGAAGCGGCGGGCGAAGGCGATGCCGTCTCCTTCCACCACCACGTCGAAATCCTCGTTTTTGTGGCTCATGACCAGGTCCCGGACGAAGCCGCCCACTAAAAAGGCTTCCAGGCCCATGGCGTCGGCGATTTTTCCCAACTCCCGGACCAGTTCCAGGTATCCCGGGGAAAGCCGGTCCCGCATCATTTTGGAAGCGCTGCGGATATACGCCCTGGAGGAGTCGGAGCGGACGTCGCTTTCTTTTCCGTCATGCTGATGATTGCGGCTTATGAGCAGGTTCAACAGGTCCGTGCGGGTGATCACGCCCACAATATGGCCGTCGTCCATGACAGGGAGGATGCGCTGTTTGTTTTCTATGACCAGCTTTTGGATTGCCTGCAGGTCCGCGTCCTTGGGGACGGTCATGGGGTCCGAGGTCATGTATTCCAGCACCGGCACCTCGGACAGGTTATGGTGCATGGCCTTTTCCACCACCTGCCGGGAGATGAAGCCCCGCAACTGTTTATTGCCCTCTTCGTCCGGAGGATCGGTGATGAGCAGGGCGTTGATGTTGTATTGAGTAAGCAGGGCCGCCGCTTTTTTGATGCTTACGTCCACGGTGGTGGAGATGGCCGGCGTGCTCATGACGTCCCGGGCTTTTTGCCTGGGCTCCACATGCTTGTGCAGCAGGGCCAGCACTTCGGCCTCCAACTGAGCCAGGGTCCGGTCCTTGACCGTGGCTGCGGCCGCAAAGGAATGACCGCCTCCGCCCAGGGCCTTGATCACCTTGCCCACGTTGACTTCGGGCAGCCGGCTTCGGCCCACCACATGGATGCGGTCCCCCATCTGCCCTAAGGCGATGAGGGCGTCCATGTTTTCCATTTTCATGAGTTTGTGGACCAGCACGGCGAAGTCGGCGAAATAATTTTCCAGGGAAATGGTGCTGACCGCCACCTCGATGCCGTGCACCGGGTGGAACACGCTGGATCGGATCAGGTCGTTCAATACGGAAATCTGCTCCGGGCTGTATTCCCTGGCCAGCAGGCTGGACACAATGTTCAGGTTGGCGCCTTGCTCCATAAGATAGGCCGCGGCCAGAAAATCCTCCTTTGTGGTGGAGGAGAAGGTGAACGACCCCGTATCCTCATGGATGCCGAGGCAGAACAAGGTGGCCTCGTCCGCGGTGATGGGAATGTTTTTCTCCCGGAGAATTTCCGTCAGGATAGTGACCGTGGCGCCGGTGGAGCGGCAAATCTCGATGTCCCCCTGCACGTCGCCGTTGGACGAGGGATGATGGTCGTAGACGTGGATCTCCACTCCCGGCTTGCCCACGGCCTTGGCCAGACGGCCGATGCGGGATTTTTTTTTGGTGTCCACCAGAACCAGGGTGGACACGCTGTTGATGTCGATATTGGACATCTGCTCCAGGTTCATCATGTAAACGATGGACTGGATAAAGAAATGGCGCAGGTTGGACTCCTTGGTTCCGGGCAGGACAACCACGGAGTTGGGATACAGCTTTTGGGCCGCCAGCAGGGACGCAAAGGCGTCGTAATCCGCGTTATTATGAGTTGTGATGACCGTGAGATTTTCACGGTTTTTGACTGATTTACGTTTTCCCATGATCCTGATGCAAGGATATCCCAAGGCTTGGGCGAAAACAAGGCCCGCGTTAAGGGATTTTACAATAAAATCATGGCCGGGTCATTTTTTCGTAAGCGTTGGCTATGAGTTTGGCCGCTTTTTCGATTTCCGTTTGATTGGTGTGGATGCCCAGGGAAAGGCGCACCGTGCCCTTGGCCTGCTCCGCGGGCACGCCCATGGCCGCCAGCACATGACTGACTGCCACGGACCTGTCATGGCAGGCCGCTCCCGTAGACGCACGCACCTCGGGGACTGCCGCCAGCAAATCCGCTCCGGTTACTACGGGAAAGGAAACGCTCAGGCAGTTGGGCAGGCGTTGGTCCGGATGGCCGTTCAAAACAAGGCCTTCTATGCGCTCGGACAAAAGCTCGAACAAGAGGGCGGTCAAGCGGGAAAGGCGCTCGGTGACGCGGGTCATGTCGCCTGTGAAAAATTCGCAGGCGGTGCCCAGACCCACAGCCATGGGCACGTTTTCCGTGCCGGCCCGGCGTCCGCTTTCCTGGCCGCCGCCCAGGATCATGGGCTCCAGTTCCACGCCTTCCCGGATATACAAGAGGCCTATGCCTTTGGGGGCGTATACCTTGTGGCCGGCCACAGACAAAAAGTCCACGCCCATGGCGTTGACGTCCACTGGGATTTTGCCCAGAGTCTGGGCTGCGTCCGAGTGTAACAGGGCGCCGGCCTTTTTGGCGATTCTGGAAATTTCGGATATGGGTTGGATCACGCCGGTTTCGTTGTTGGCGTGCATGACCGAAATCAGGAATGTGTCGGGACGCACGGCCTTTTCGATCTCCTCCACGTCGACCACGCCTTGGGAGTCCACTCCCGCAAAGGTGACGTCATATCCCCGCTCCATATAATATAGGCAGGGGTTTAAGACCGAAGGATGTTCGATGGCCGTGGTGATGATATGTCCCTTGCCGGGCCTGGACCCGGCAAGGCTCTTAATCACCCAATTATTGGATTCACTGCCGCCGCTGGTAAAGACGATTTCCTGCGGTTTGGCGCCAAGCGCCTTGGCCGCTTTCTCCCTGGCGTTTTCCACGGAGCGTTTGGCGTCAAGGCCTTCCTGGTAACTGCTGGAAGGATTGCCGAAAGCGGAGCGGAAAAAAGGCTCCATCACCCTGGCTACCCGTTCGTCTACAGCCGTGGTGGCGTTATGATCCAAATATATCATAAAGGCTCCCTATTCCACC harbors:
- a CDS encoding cysteine desulfurase family protein — its product is MIYLDHNATTAVDERVARVMEPFFRSAFGNPSSSYQEGLDAKRSVENAREKAAKALGAKPQEIVFTSGGSESNNWVIKSLAGSRPGKGHIITTAIEHPSVLNPCLYYMERGYDVTFAGVDSQGVVDVEEIEKAVRPDTFLISVMHANNETGVIQPISEISRIAKKAGALLHSDAAQTLGKIPVDVNAMGVDFLSVAGHKVYAPKGIGLLYIREGVELEPMILGGGQESGRRAGTENVPMAVGLGTACEFFTGDMTRVTERLSRLTALLFELLSERIEGLVLNGHPDQRLPNCLSVSFPVVTGADLLAAVPEVRASTGAACHDRSVAVSHVLAAMGVPAEQAKGTVRLSLGIHTNQTEIEKAAKLIANAYEKMTRP
- a CDS encoding CBS domain-containing protein codes for the protein MGKRKSVKNRENLTVITTHNNADYDAFASLLAAQKLYPNSVVVLPGTKESNLRHFFIQSIVYMMNLEQMSNIDINSVSTLVLVDTKKKSRIGRLAKAVGKPGVEIHVYDHHPSSNGDVQGDIEICRSTGATVTILTEILREKNIPITADEATLFCLGIHEDTGSFTFSSTTKEDFLAAAYLMEQGANLNIVSSLLAREYSPEQISVLNDLIRSSVFHPVHGIEVAVSTISLENYFADFAVLVHKLMKMENMDALIALGQMGDRIHVVGRSRLPEVNVGKVIKALGGGGHSFAAAATVKDRTLAQLEAEVLALLHKHVEPRQKARDVMSTPAISTTVDVSIKKAAALLTQYNINALLITDPPDEEGNKQLRGFISRQVVEKAMHHNLSEVPVLEYMTSDPMTVPKDADLQAIQKLVIENKQRILPVMDDGHIVGVITRTDLLNLLISRNHQHDGKESDVRSDSSRAYIRSASKMMRDRLSPGYLELVRELGKIADAMGLEAFLVGGFVRDLVMSHKNEDFDVVVEGDGIAFARRFAQVHGYRVHSHSEFGTAVIIMEDGFKIDVASARFEYYASPASLPVVETSSLKMDLYRRDFTVNTMAIQINEKSFGTLIDYFGAQRDIKAKAIRVLHNLSFVEDPTRVFRAIRFEQRYGFSIGKLTSNLIKNAVKMDFFRHLSGRRLFSELKLILEDENPIGAVDRMAGYNLLPFIHPDLDFGPEKQDLFESVKEVLTWHDLQFMDDSYMKWAVQFLALFHGFDQDQVDAALLRLEIAPKFHDLFYEHRQYGRQCLYRLEREDKMVNSELYRMLTLLPTEMLLFLLARAKSKKAKRRLTRFLTELKGVACLLSGKTLKQMGIKPGPIYKKVLDAVLDARLDGKVFTFEDEMALAVRLINDANA